One genomic window of Chiloscyllium punctatum isolate Juve2018m chromosome 21, sChiPun1.3, whole genome shotgun sequence includes the following:
- the LOC140492470 gene encoding mannose-P-dolichol utilization defect 1 protein-like, translated as MAAAAMLRSLALKFFLTEKCYEEFFLEFNLLDVPCLKLLLSKVLGLSIIAGSVMVKLPQILKIVRARSTEGLNFNSILLEMLAITGTMVYGMRNLFPFSSWGEALFLMLQTLTIGFLILHYSGQTQTGVSCLLVYFAMLILLLSPLTPLKVVTLLQALNLPAIMVSRLIQIVTNYRNGHTGQLSAITVFLLFGGSLARIFTSVQVSLMVTHTLHPPTASRGRGPVTFDL; from the exons ATGGCGGCCGCCGCGATGCTGAGGTCGCTGGCGCTCAAATTCTTCCTGACGGAGAAATGCTACGAGGAATTCTTCCTGGAGTTTAACTTGTTGGACG TTCCCTGCCTGAAACTTCTGCTCAGCAAAGTCCTGGGACTGTCCATCATCGCAGGATCCGTGATGG TCAAACTCCCTCAGATATTAAAGATTGTGAGGGCACGGAGCACGGAGGGCCTCAATTTTAACTCAATTCTCCTGGAAATGCTAGCCATCACCGGCACCATGGTTTACGGGATGAGGAACTTATTCCCCTTCAG CTCCTGGGGTGAGGCGTTGTTCCTGATGCTGCAGACTCTAACCATTGGCTTTCTGATCCTGCATTACAGTGGCCAGACCCAAACAG GTGTGAGCTGTTTGCTGGTTTACTTCGCTATGCTGATCCTTCTGCTGTCACCTCTGACCCCGTTGAAGGTCGTGACCTTACTCCAGGCCCTCAATCTGCCTGCAATCATGGTCAGCCGG CTGATCCAGATTGTGACCAACTACAGGAATGGCCACACAGGGCAGCTCTCTGCCATCACCGTCTTCCTCCTGTTTGGCGGCTCCCTGGCAAGAATCTTCACCTCAGTGCAGGTCAGTCTGATGGTCACTCATACCCTGCACCCACCCACAGCCTCCCGGGGTCGTGGGCCTGTGACCTTTGATCTTTGA
- the LOC140492634 gene encoding macrosialin-like, with protein MHPSSLLFWVLLGCTSAVNGNTKCNGSNCPRPVTLLFPTVVSPKTPATLVPPTVIGPVTTTNHTTHAPANHTTQAPANHTTHAPANHTTHAPANHTTHAPANHTTHAPANHTTHAPANHTTHAPANHTTHAPANHTTHAPANHTTHSPANHTTHAPANHTTHSPASHTTRAVLPTSVSPSPSPEIAVGRYNVTNNKTVCAMAKLGIQFRVQYQTAKKHAAWGVFFIEPNRTQAAGICSTGSVVMNLTFPEGFLTFTFKKDSKQRTFYLSGVHSELTYRFPGAAGASRYTAHNYSLTMLQAHLGHSYSCSNQSVRASSTYWVDLEDQQVQVFNIAKDHQFGAAELCPQDKKLPVVIIVVVVILVILILVIVAYLIGRKRHPAGYQSI; from the exons TGAACGGGAACACAAAGTGCAATGGCTCAAACTGTCCAAGACCAGTCACTCTCTTATTTCCAACCGTCGTCAGTCCAAAGACACCAGCTACTCTTGTCCCACCAACTGTAATTGGCCCAGTGACCACCACCAATCACACCACCCACGCTCCGGCCAATCACACCACCCAAGCTCCGGCCAATCACACCACCCACGCTCCGGCCAATCACACCACCCACGCTCCGGCCAATCACACCACCCACGCTCCGGCCAATCACACCACCCACGCTCCGGCCAATCACACCACCCACGCTCCGGCCAATCACACCACCCACGCTCCGGCCAATCACACCACCCACGCTCCGGCCAATCACACCACCCACGCTCCGGCCAATCACACCACCCACTCTCCGGCCAATCACACCACCCACGCTCCGGCCAATCACACCACCCACTCTCCGGCCAGTCACACCACCCGAGCTGTGTTACCCACGAGTGTGAGTCCAAGTCCTTCTCCAGAGATAGCCGTTGGAAGGTACAATGTGACCAACAACAAAACGGTCTGTGCGATGGCAAAGTTAGGGATACAATTCCGGGTCCAATATCAAACTGCAAAAAAACACGCG GCCTGGGGAGTATTCTTTATTGAGCCCAACAGGACTCAGGCCGCTGGGATATGTAGCACTGGGTCAGTCGTCATGAACCTCACTTTCCCAGAAGGATTCCTTACTTTCACTTTCAAGAAG GACAGCAAGCAACGAACCTTCTATCTGAGTGGCGTTCACAGTGAGCTGACCTACAGGTTTCCTGGTGCAGCCG GAGCCAGCCGCTACACTGCACACAACTACAGCCTGACAATGCTGCAGGCCCACCTCGGCCATTCCTACAGCTGCTCCAACCAATCAGTGAGGGCCAGCAGCACCTACTGGGTCGACCTGGAGgaccaacaggttcaagtctTCAATATCGCCAAGGACCACCAGTTCGGAGCAG cGGAGCTGTGCCCCCAGGACAAGAAGTTGCCCGTCGTCATCATCGTGGTGGTAGTGATCCTTGTGATCCTGATCTTGGTGATCGTGGCCTATCTCATTGGCAGGAAGAGGCACCCAGCCGGCTACCAGAGCATCTGA